The genomic window ttaaaagataaattaatgaCAAAAGATAACCTAAAACCAACACATCTCAAGAAtgtctttgtcttttaaattatttttgtgtatgagtgtcttgcctccatgtgtgtctgtgagccacTGTGGTTCCTGGGAGAAGAGAAcaatggatcccttggaactggagttagaggatTGTAAGCTGCCGTGTTGGTGTAGAGTACTAAacacgggtcctctggaaggcagccagtgctcttaagtgctgagccatctctccagccctttaacaATATCTTGAATGGCAGCAGTGTAGTTTTATAATCAGAGCTTTTAAAGTATTATTCTCCTATTGATGATATATGaaaaattattactattttgaGTGTCTAAATTTTTTATTCTCCAGACTAAATATAAGTCAATTTTTTCAAAGTATTAAAAAATAGTTACTCAAACTAGAATGTTACTCAATATAGAATTGTTTCTCAAAATAGaatgcattaatattttaaagttgctattacaaaaaaacattttttttgtttcaatagATGTGAGACACTTTGTCTTAATtgtcaaagaaaacaattcagtaaggcatggtggtatgcatctttagtcccagcatgcTGGCTGGAAGCTGAgataggcaaatctctgagagttcaaggatagcATGGTGTACACAGTGAGCGCCAGGCTAGCTAGCCTTAAATTTTGGTTTCTTAAAATCACAGTCCTAGTTTTGCTCAATATTGATATACCAGTCTATTATAATTGAGCAAATCAGAGATGAATGCTGCTTTGTAAGACATCCTTAGGAACATGAACCACAAATCTAAGTGAAATGAAAcaaccttttccttcctttgaatTGTTCCcttaaattacacacacacacacacacacacacacacacacacacactttattttatttatttatttttttcttttgaggcaaagtctctccAAGTAGCCCTGGCTAGCTCAGAACTTGCTATGCAGGTAagtctggcctgaaactcagaaaacctacctctgcctcctgagtactacgATTTAGCTCAGTGACTTGCCAAGTGTGGATGAAGAGCTGGgtttcatcctcagcaccacataaactacGCAAGGTGCATACTTGTATTCTCAGCACTAGGAAAATAAAGGCAGCCGGATCATCAAGATCTTCAGCTACATGAGATCCATCACATCTCAGAAAgacggaggctggagagatagctcagcagtaagAGTACTGGCTTGTTTCTCCACAGGACTAAGGTTTGAGtcctagcaccaacatggcagctaacaactagccttaactctagttccaagggactGAACTCCTTTTTTGGCCTCCTCCGTACTATGTGCACATGGCACCCAAGACATGCATGCAAGaaaaacagacataaaataaaaatagatatttaaaaagttttgaaaagaggctggagagatggatcagcagttaggAGTATCACCTACTCTtccagaacccaggttcagttccagcatccacatggggctCAAAGCCATTTGccactccagttcctggggctcTAACACCCgctttctggtctccttgggcactaGGCACATATGTGGTGTACATCAGTGTAggcaaacaataaaataaaaaggttttttttttttttttttttggtttttttcgagacagggtttctctgtggctttggagcctgtcctggaactagctctgtagaccaggctggtctcgaactcacagagacctgcctacctctgcctcccgagtgctgggattaaaggcgtgcgccaccatcgtctggcaaaaaggtattttttaagaaagagaaacaaaaatttggCTGAGTTTGGAAGGTATgccaataatcccagcatttaggaggcaaaaATAAGCATATTGTTTGTTGGAAACCAGGatgagctatatagcaagacactgtctcaacaaaaacaaaacaagtcaggcggtggtgtacacaccttaaatcccagcactccagaggcagaggcaggtggatctttgtgagttcgaggccatcctggactacagagcgagttccagacaggctccaaagctacagagaaaccctgtctcaaaaaacaaaaacaaaacaacaacaaaaaacaataaaatgcacataatataatattctaatattccTTATTGAAGGGCTAATTCTGTAATTAGGAAGCTATAAAGCACAGACCTGTACTACTGTAATCACACcaatttgggagactgaggcaggaggattgggctacatagtgaaactctgtctcaaaacaaaattcttGACCTGGAACTGTAACTTAGCAGACGTGTACTTGTCAGGAATGTACAAAACTCTGGGTTCTACTCAAAGCATTGCTGAAAATTTCTTTTTGGTTACCAGACAATACTGAAAGAGTGATTTAGACTTAGGCTGCAAGCTCTCTGACAGACTGATTACCTCTTCTAAGGGGATGCCCAGTTCCGCTTTCAAGCGCCTCTGTGCAGCTCGTTTCACACCGATGGCGTTGTTTTCTTCAAGCTCCCCTGGATTACTTAAGGGATGACTACAGCAACTATTGGTGAAACAACCTGGAAAATTGTAATATGAACCAAGATAAACTTCTCTTCACATTAGGTCTGAAAGATCATGGAAGTTTTATAAGTAGTCAAATGAACAGAATTTTAAGTCAATTACAATGGGCTACctagattattttctttgtttgtttttcttctatattattttctaaaagacAGTTATGGATAAGTTTTAATGCTTTCTTAAAACCAAGAAGATGAAAACAGAGATAATTCAGATATTAAGGTTATACTTATTGGATAAGCTtattaaagtaaatataaatgaaGCCATTTACCAAGCTATTCCTTTTGGACCTTGGCACTAAGAAGTTCAATCAGATTAACATAGTTCCCAGTAGAAGCTAGCTTGTGCATTAAATATACTAACCTGGAAAGGTAATTTTAGCATCTGATCTCTGCTGTAACAAGAGCTTATTTTCAGTATTAAATAAGAAGACACTAAAAGCTCGATGTAACAATCCTAAAAGCAAAAAGAAGTATGACTGGTTAGAAAAAGCCCATTATTTGTGCAGTTTTCCCTCTTGCAGATGAGACTATGACTAGGAATTTGCTGACAGTTCTGTTATTAACAGGAATTTCTGTACGGCCGTTATAGAGAATAGTTCCAGCACACCAGTAAGACTTGGTCACCAAGTGAAAGGAATGGCAGTGTCGGCAGCTTTGAGGCAGGCCAAACGCTTTTGGTAACTGCTAACCCAGGTCATTTAGTTTCCTgctgtgagtgtggtgtgtggtgggtgtgtgtgtgtgtaggttcatGTTTCCCTTCAACATCTACTTCTCTCTCTAGTCTTCAGAAAAAGAGGCTTGAGTAGTCTGTTAATAGTCTATTTCTTCTCTATGTGCCCAGAATAATTCTCAAGCAGTTTAGTAAGATACACAAAGTGGAAAGAAATATTACAGGAGAGGTAGCAAGGCAGATTTTATCACTACACTGCTTAACTGGAATAAAATGTAAAGTATCATTAAGAAATGGATCTCTCAGACTCGGGAGGCAGATTTCTGCAGAatagccagccagagctacacagtgagaacatCCCCAGCCCCAAAGGGGAAAACATTCCTTTTATCCCAATATTTTTTCTCAGCTAACTGGAAAAGTCTAGACAAATCACTTTATAACAAAGACTATTTTAAAACAGTACCTTTGTCAATGTTTTCATTCAGGTGACAATTTTTCTTGGTGTCAGCCCCAATTTTATTGTCATTTTCATCAATAAGAATACACATCTCTGCCAGAAGTTGAACCTGTTGTTCATCAAGATGGctggtatttatttcaggcattgTGAAAGAATGTCTGATCTGACCTAGAACACTGACATTAAGAAAGATCATCACATTAGCGTTTTCTAAATGGCATATATATAGTTAAGAATATCTAGAGTTGAGCTGAGGAACTAGTTCAGTCATTAAGCTTACAATTATGCTTTCTGTTCCCATCTGCCACCTCACCATTCCATTGCCCTTGGGCTTCTCCAAGGATGCCACTGGCCAAACACTCACCCCTACCTTGACTGTCATTTCTCCTACAATCACAACTAGCATTCTATGACAGTTGCTCTAACATGGCAACTCAGTGTTCTGTGCAAATTACTACGCAGACGCCTCTTGGAGCATTGGAAAGTCAACTTTTCTCCCTTGGAGGATTTCTCTTTACATATTTTCCCATGCGTGATCTGGCTCCAACCTAACGTTTCGTTCTATTTTTCCATAACAGTCTCTGGATTCTTTATTATATGTTCCCACAGTCTGCCCAATTACTTTTGCCATTCACTTCCTCAGTACAGCTGCTAAAGAACACTACACATCAATGTTCATTAAAATCCAGTTTTCAAATTCCAATTCACAATCCCATAGACAATGTCCCAGTAAGATTTTACCCAATTTTCAACCTGGGCTCATAGTTAAAAAAGATTTATGCAACTATTTTGTTAGTTCTTCTAAGGCAATATATAGATATTTTTGATGAAGAGGCAAAAACTTTATTCACTATATTCAAGTGGATGCCTTAGTGCAgttcctggcatttttttttttaaaaaacggtGAATTAATATAGTGTCAATTCTGCCTTTGTAAGTGCAAGAACTAGGCAATGCCTAAACTAGACAATGTAAAATTAAGTGCAGCTATGTTCTAATCAGTCTTCAATTTATGGACACTAAAATCTAAGTTTCACTTAATCCCCATGTCACAAAATTTTTCTCCAGAAGAATATTTATAACATATTAGGTTATAGTTCAAACATCCTGACCTTAGTGTAGACACTTAATTTTCTGATCTCTAACTCCTTAAGCATTttggtattttaaatatttctgtattttaacaTATTTTGCACCTCTCTATCCAGCAGATTCTAACTTTTCTAATGCTTGTAAGAGTACCTTACATATCTtcccagtttttttaaaaagtaagttttcCCACACTATTTTGAAGAGTCCATGTTCTCTAATTTCAAATATACAGATTACTGGAGTTGAAACATACCACTGAACAGCTACCTAATATAACTTTCTAAAACTAAATACAGTACAGAATAAACTAACTGGGGGAAAGGGGAATATCACTGATGACAATGAGGCTAAATATCGAatactaaataaacagaaaggaggTTAATTATTACATTAAAAGGACAAGCTCTGTAAGAAGTAAAAATGGACTTGAGCTCACAGGATATATTTACAATGTtcataggttaatttaaaatccTAAAGTAGATTTCATTCTTGTGGAATTACTAAACTTTTTGAACGTCTTTAACTCATAATGCCGGGATATTAAAAATCAACTCCATGATTACAggataaaattattcatttaaagataagaaaaatataCACCGTCGAACTCAAGAAAAAGATAAAACCCACATGGATATTTACCAACTACAACACCTGCAAGTCCCCCAAATAGAAGAACGCAGCTTAGGAACCTGTTTATTCAGTACTGGAAGAAGAGGGGTGAGGTGCTCCAAACTGAAGCAAAGACTACATTTTCTCAAGTTAAGTTAGCTCCCTTTTTCTAACTCAGCTTCCCAAGGGCTATGAACCGCAGTATTTCTTGGACTACTGGATCGCTCCTCAGGGCATCTCCACGGAAAGCCCGCCCGGTGGATCCGATGCACTGCCCCTGGGACACAATAGACCACCCATCCCCGCCCAAGTGGACCAAAGCCTAGACTGAGGCAACGGTACCAGGCGGCCAGAACTCAGGTCCACCACGGCGCAGAGGTGGGAAACCGAGTCACCTCAGCCTCATCCTGCCACCCAGCCCCTCCTGGTCCCCTCGCTCCATCCTTCACCGAAGTCACACTTACCAGAGATTCCAGCTAGAAACGCTGTGAAGTCCTGTGCGCCTTATTTCAACGCTCTTTGCAGCAAGCCCCGCCTCCAGGCCACGCCCCTTAAAGGCATGTCCAATCACTTGCGCCAGCACTCGTCCGCGCCACATAGCCTCAGCCAATTGCCACTAGTGTAAGCCTGACGTCCACGGCCGCGCCAGGCTTGCGCTCGGTGGCACCACCTCCCTGGCGCTTGGCTCCGAAAAACTCCGGAGGTTTCGAGAAGTGGCTGCGGAACTGGGCCGCGGTCTAGGGTGTTGGCTGTTCCTGGTGCACAGCTGGAACGTCCAGCACGCCTGGCTGCCTCGCGGAAGGAAAGCTTTTCTACCGGGAAGACGTCTTGAGGATGGTGCGACCCAACCGATAGCCAACCAATGGCACCTTCGATCATGCCCGGGCTCGCCAATCAGCTGGCGGCAAGGTCAGGGCGTGTCCCAGACGCTGCTCGGGTGTGTGTGCGTGATGATGTCAGACGCCTTGAGACAGGAGCCCTGGCGAGTGCAGTTCTTTACACAGGAACGTCTCAGCTTTTCCTCCTTGTGACAGGGAACCTTGGGGTCCTGCCCAATCCgatattctgttttttaaaatcagaCCTAGAGGGCGGAATGAAACTCTCGTGGGACTTGATGAAAATTAAGAAGAATCAAGAAATCATTGTTAATATGTTAGTTTGGAAGATTTACCCTTACCTCCCCAATATGCTTGCTATTCCAGAAAGAAAAGTTTGTACATTTGCAGCAGCAATAATCCCCAAGCTGCTTTGCAATGCGGAATTAATTGTTCAGCAAAGTTTGTACTGGATTAATTGATAGTCATTAAACCATCCTGTGACAATCCATTCTTAATAAATTTAGGAAAGCAAGGTTATATGTTCACAGTCTTTCACTACAGGTTATATGAGGTTTGTGTAAGTGTTTAATAATTATGAGATATGTAATTGGGAAAAAGTTCGTTTATTACatcaaatcatttaatttttgtgtAGTGTATGTAATATGTTCAGGTACATGATGCCTTCCTCGCTTTTTTTtgagtaaacatttaaaaaattatagatttatttattttgtgtgagtgtgtgggtgtaccaCAATGCTCTGGGGGAGGTTAAAGGACAGCTAAGAGAGTcagttatttttctcctttcaccacGCGGGTCCTTAGTAACAAGCTCAGGTCTTCATTCAGGCTTGGGGGATAGAGGCCTtgacccacggagccatctcgctagcccgtcccatcttatttttttaagagagaatATCTCTTTGAAATTGGAGCTCATTGACAGTTGAGATTGGATAGCCAGCCAGTCTTCTTGCTCTGCTTCCCGGTTTGGGATTATAGATACACTGATAATGCCTGGTTTtatgcatgggtgctggggatttgaactcagtttttTAATGCTTTCACACTTTGCCCAACCCTCTTCCCAGCCCAATGCTTGTGGAATTTAATTATCTTGAATTTGCCAGCTAAGCAGTGCAAAGCACAGTTCTCAAACTTGTTGGTCTCTAGATACTCTGGACACTGAGCTGTATGTGTTGTATCagctaaaatatatgaagaatattTTACGTGACAAACTACAGGATATAAGTACACTTCCAGgcccagtttttatgtggattctggggatccagaTTGAGATCCTTGTATATGAATGGCAAgaattttactgactgagccattcccAGTCCTGGTTATTTTTTGATAAAACAAGCACAcgtgctctctttcctttcctttttttttttggtaatagttatTTCCCATTTTGaaatctggaactcactctttctttttttcttttcttttctttctttcttttttttttttttttgaggcaggatctctctcactgtagctctgactgccctggaactctgtagatcagactggccagAAACTTACAGAGttcaccttcctagtgctgggattacaggcatgcaccactagaCCTGGTTCAAGAATTTGAAATTTAAGAGAACATTTCATACTGATACTTTAGAATTCACTGATTTTAGTTGTAAACTTAAATACATATTTCCTATGCATGATTTCATAATATGCATTGGTCGTTTGGATAATTAGTTACTGAATTAAGCAAGTCTTCCAAATGTTGGTacatttcattatttatatttcattatattatgCAATCACATTAATATCACCAATAATCTTGAGACACATTAGGCACCTTTCCCTGTGGGTCTAGGATGGGAATGAAGCCTTGTTAAAACACGTCTAAATACTATTAAGTCACTGATAATGGCAATAATAAGCCTTTATTGTAAATATtcctttttatgttatttttcttttatattagcTGAAATGGGAAGTGAGGGTTGTTACCTAATTAACAGATACCCCCTCTCTGGTGCTTAGAATTCTTTGAACAAAAGACTGCCGGTCAACTAGCCAAGTAGCCAGTCACTTTGACTACTCCATGGGCACTATGAGGAAGCTTCACAGCAACAGCTGTGCACTGCTGAATTATTACTCCTGTAGCATGGCTCTTGTAGGCATTATTCCAGATACAGCTGTTTGAAATGGTTTAAgcagagtggtttttttttttctatcagaagACTCTGTGAACTAGACGACCCTGCAGCTTTTCCCATCAAGATGGGGAGGGAGGCAcactagagaaatggcttagccatgaagaactggctgctcttgcactggacctggattcagttcccagcacccacatggcacatAACCATTTGTAACTGTAGTTCTGGGGACCTGACACGTAGGCTCCACTAACACCAGGCACACGTGTGatgcatatatataaatgcaGGGAAACACTCTTTcatataaaagttaaattttcttttaaaaaggagcATTTTCCCAAAGACCTAACATGACCTGTGACTGGagtttttgaagacaaggtcttgctaaactgaaaatatataaataatccaGATTAGCCTTGTACTAATGGTGTTTCCTCTATTGCAAGGACAGTCAGTGCCTGAAATATCATGTAGTCTCAGGCTCGCTTTGAACTAGTAGTGTTTCTCCATTGCAGAGCAAAGTGTCTGATATGTGATGTAGccctaggctgatcttgaacttacaACCTTTGTGCCCGGGCTCCCTAACTGCTGTGATTTCAGGCATGAGTCACTATGCCTAGcttgaaatattttaatgtgcCATGCTTGTTCTTATTTGAACAAAACACCACTAGAAAAGGAGACAAGGGTTGTAAAGACAGAGGGAAGTAAAAGTTCCCACAAACAGATAGGTACTTTAGCAGTGTGTTATTTTTGAAGGTTGGAAGAAAGATATTGCTAGCCTCTAATATTTCAGGGAAACTCAGGGACAgttcctaacttttttttttaaatatttatttatttagtatacaatgttctgtctgtatgcctacaggccagaagagggcgccagacctcattacagatggttgtgagccaccatgtggttgctgggaattgaactcaggacctttggaagagcaggcaatgctcttaaccactgagccatctctccagcccccagttcctAACTTTTAACTGGATTACTAGCCTTTGAGTTTTTCAGCACTTCATGGCTATAGTCTCCTTCCTGGGGATTCCTCAGCTTTTCAGATACTTTCAAGCTGAGACTCAGTTGGTAGATGCCCTCTGTTTTAACTAAACTTTGCAGAGGACTAATCTGGAAAGTCTTGCCCTCTTTTTGAATTGGCCTTTGTTACAGATTGCTTGATTTAGACTCATGTATCTGCCTTTGTATCCAAATCCTATTCTGGTCCAACCAACAGTACCAAGAGTGTGAGTACAAGgttcaaaacataaactgagatGAACAATATACgaatttagaaattaaataatTGCTTTTTTCCTAATTACATATGATTGCATTGTACATATTGAACCTTTGGCATGATTTCAGAGGTTTTCTTCAACTATTACATCATTGCATTGTAAGTAGTTTTGTAAgcagttttgtgtattttatgtattatggATGATGAGGCAAGAAACAAGGTGGTAGAATATTTCAAGCaataaactgaatttttaaaatcttaagaaagaaacaaaaaaagaaacataaatatatggaaattctttttcctttttgctcatGGTTTGGATAGAAAATGTCCCTCAAAGgtcatgtgttgaaggcttggtccccagtatAGCAACACAGCAGTACTCAGAGGTTGAGCCTGGGGTCATGAGATCATAACCATTATGATTTTATCAGTGGATTAACCCCCTTAGTTCACTGGAAACTGAAGGAATATGTTAGGAGATAATGGAAATTTTCAGACTAGAGCATAGTTGGAGGAACTAGGTCACTggaaacacattcccaaagatcTTTCTTCTGCCCATGGTCTTCCTGGTTTCAGTAAGGTGATCAGTTTTCCTCTTATGCCATTTCTAGTATGATGACTGCCTTTCTGTCCCCACAGGCTCGAAATCAATACAGCCTTAGTAACCATGGACTGCAACCTCTGAAATGATCAGCTAAAATTAATAATCAttttctgtttactcaggtatATTATAACAGCAATGGAAAGCTAATTAACACACTCAGTTTGAGAAATATTCAATGAGTAGAGTccgaggagctggagaggtgttCTTTTACCCATGGTTGAAGATCATGCCTGAGACCTCATGCATGTCAGGTGAGCATGTATCACTGGACTACATATCCAGCTCTTTATTTCCACTTTTATAaactttgagacaggttctcacttaGTTACCTAGGCTTGCCTtcaactcactctatagcccagacaTGCAGGGAACCTGGGATCCTCCCATCTCAAGTTTCAGAGTAGTTGTGGCTACAGACCTGAGCCACCAGGATGGTTGATTCTCTTTGAATATTTGGAATCCTTTAGGAAGAGGGGAAAatccacacagtgtgtgtgtgtgtgtgtgtgtgtgtgtgtgtgtgtgtgtgtgtgagagagagagagagagagagagagagagagagagagagagattgattatgGTGGTggagaatattctttttttgtttttttgtttttcgagacagggtttctctgtggctttggagcctgtcctggaactagctctgtagaccaggctggtctcgaactcacagagatccgcctgcctctgcctcccgagtgctgggattaaaggcgtgcgccaccatcgcccggcatggtGGAGAATATTCttgaaatatgtatttaaaacacaGCATTGGAGAGTTGGGTAGATGGCTTTGATGTTTAAgtgaaagcatgaggacttgagtttgattcccagaacccacataaaaaatatgggtgagccaggtgtggtggcacacaccttaaacctagcactcaagaggctgagagagacaaatggatttctatgagtttgagttaGGAGTGAGTTCTGGCCAGCTAAGGCTACCTAGGgaaaccagtctcaaaaaaaaaaacaacaaacaaaaccatctgGGCATGGTGGGGTGTGCTGGTAAACTCAGATttagggaggaagggacagataAATCCCAGCCTGGCTTCTCTGATGCTATCCAGGCCAAGAGAGACCTCCTCTTTAGTGAAAGGTGGATAGTGCCTGAAAAATGCCATCTGAGGTTGCCATTTAAGGTTGGCTTGTGGCCTAATGTGTGGGAGATTATAACAATGGTATTCCTGGGTAGGAAGGCAACCTGCTGGAGAATATAGGTCACTGAAGGCATACCCTTAAGGCTATAGCTGACCATGACCCTCCCGTTCCACGTGCTTTTGCACAAGCTCAGGAGTCCAAGAAACCGTGGACAGAAACCTTTAAGACCATGAGCCCAAACAAATCCTTTCAAGTTAAAGTTATCTCTTTCAGATATTTGGTGATGGAGATACAAACGCTAGTAAGTAGAGGAAGCACAATCATTGCTGTGAGTATCTGACAACATTGGCAGGTtttgcttgtgtatgtatgtgtgggggtcaCTTTATAGttcagattggcctggaactatgtgtagcccaggcttgtctaAATATCCTGGTAATCACCCTTTTCAGCTTCCAAGGTCTGGAATTATAGTTTGAGCTACCATACCCAGTAATAATATGGTTGTTAAGTCTTTGGTATTTTGCAGGAGAAATTTGTTAAGAGTTTGGAGAAGTAGTCTAGAAAAAGCCTAGAATGTTATATTATTCTGGTGTGAACTCTGAAGACCAGAATGTAGCAGAAATGCAGACAGGAAGCACTGCTCTGGAGGCCTCTGGTGTTAATAGAAATTTCAAATACTACATTGGGTATCATACAAGCTAAGCTTACATTCTAGCTAAGAATTTATCTATATTTTCCTCGCATTCTGAGACTTTCTAAGGTACTAAGTTCAAAGGTAATGAACTCAGGAGAGAAAATTGAAGACAGCTTAGTATTCAGGTTATATTATAGTCATGACTGGAGGGTTTTAAGACATACTTTCAGTGAGAACTGGGAGCcaaaagcagagaagaaagattGGAGAAGCAGGCAGTCTggccagaagagcagcaagtcaATGTCCGAGGCACAGAAGGGTGTGGTTGTTAAGGATATTTGTAGCCACAGATCtttatgttaagcaaaataagccaaactcagaaagacaagagtACCATACTTTCTATCATATGTGGAATCTATATTTAAATCCATCTACACATGTTTACACATTTTTGAAAGGCGTATAAGTAGAATGGACTATGGTTGCAGTTTAAAGGAGGAGAGTTTAAACAATGGGGTAAATAAtagaatatacataaaatgaaaccaGTAGGGACTatttggggagaggaaggagaccgATGAGAGGACAGGAGGAGCACAGAGGGCAATAAAGGGATTTAATAAGAATAACTATagggatatatatgtataaaaatgtccctcctctcctctctcctcctctccccccacctctgtcttctgtttcagtttttccagacaggatttttctgtgtagtcctggctctcttggaacttgctctgtaaaccaggttggccttgaattcaagagattagcctgcctctgcctcctaaatgctgggattaaaagtgtgccccaccactgcctgatgagaccatcttaaacaaaacaaaaccacaagcaaaatgaaaagagatCTTACAATTTGCACTGGGATAGTGAAAAATGCCTTCAAGGAATTTTGGTAACTCTTTCCAGCATGGACGCAGGTGTAAAACTGTAAACCCGTTTTGACTGTCCCCTGAGATTACTGCAGAGCCACAAGGTATAGGGCCACCTGAAGAAATACTTTTCTGAGGTCCAGCTACTCAGAAACTGATGCCAACACTGCTATGATCCAAAGGGTCTGGATCTGGGCAGAT from Microtus pennsylvanicus isolate mMicPen1 chromosome 4, mMicPen1.hap1, whole genome shotgun sequence includes these protein-coding regions:
- the LOC142848359 gene encoding isopentenyl-diphosphate Delta-isomerase 1, with the translated sequence MWRGRVLAQVIGHAFKGRGLEAGLAAKSVEIRRTGLHSVSSWNLCVLGQIRHSFTMPEINTSHLDEQQVQLLAEMCILIDENDNKIGADTKKNCHLNENIDKGLLHRAFSVFLFNTENKLLLQQRSDAKITFPGCFTNSCCSHPLSNPGELEENNAIGVKRAAQRRLKAELGIPLEEVDPKEMHYLTRIYYKAQSDGIWGEHEIDYILFLRKNVTLNPDPNEIKSYCYVSKEELKEMMKKAANGEIKLTPWFKIIADTFLFKWWDNLNHLSQFVDHEKIHRM